A region from the Chitinophaga sp. Cy-1792 genome encodes:
- a CDS encoding DUF6603 domain-containing protein yields the protein MINEYSTAQGKKRVGTDNLSGDNGISFSGLDPVLASLGLLIGLLTKPDPDRDTYSINPGWFANPIDNTQKGITSSPEQFEQLLTAVLGKIGGNALGIPIQDAALLGTWYPIKNGNDPTGFYIVSYQKEDNGVTETVLGLGILHSWKVPPTNAALTVNVWGLMPFVAIGNGSFKITFTSTGYPISLGVAAEGGDKKVPLVDINGISFDGVKFSALIDVAASDPFNVSLEVLSLKLGNAPAANKSLADLLAISGEEILEIATNLFIGALSYVFPNQQQYLNYIPPLLGLSSAVPGLQQLQLPVMEWYKLFEAAANPSKYPDGVKTLFFNWFNALCSDTDALKGWITSFSGFLGNTNLQITGTGTRIDPFRLSIIAVNNIGNLDFCVATTVDDGGIRYFYPGLSFRGNNIRLGSSPAVFTSQADLELGQFGLSAQAVTASPQIKFAFRFALKNATDGQPLVAYDGNSVGTLSAGLILGSDGKIVPDFSLNQVVTGITSFDSVNLLSPGELAEAGAAALSAALATLIGVNDNDFAKSIGALIGLIPPASAKGSWPATLPPPFAGTQMAHSILNPVQAWSDFYLHTLQYTTAIDGKSAFAYLLQEMANLLQQTVTGLNISVTGSGTVDDPWKAAIALSSSTLPAYLTAYTVNNTKDNSLELVMGLSLMPTITIAGVDIKPSLNLQGLSLLFAANGSIQAGWLPEVSANLQLPQGFKTPDVGGAAVNVDLAQLSAGWNRSTGWGWSMLIKAPKLIINGNTIVLGQDLNFNNQTALKDLVKQSASTFSPFLLGALGTLLMRVENRAALFAIGSLGLIPDITKSPVFPTGLSWSGFQQLSLSSLSNPWPDIRNHLSTTFANTANAKSLLSLLSYVINTDITAAPATGGSGSYEDPWTFALPAGFEGLSWFENTGKILGLGAGRSESWSYTLSGTKFNFDLHARAHALKYNLSTGTLVFDGQVPSFTLSGTLYNPDGMLVSLPESLGSVEKIIVGCNLSYDTTTQSFHFLPIVTLLNVTLPGQQKQDQLTLQDFMSPSFPSSLQNGFMLLLNQGLQAAFQQVKNQPLFQKAYSLLSMLGLTLAPDGETDLRFIELYNLPDGLLGINAAGWNGLLANFDTYIQTQFNKLLAVQEERDLLYSFLSDILGFKLPEFQVPVLQLLTGLGICAPAEEGYTVYPYKLLELISNPYQTFQQLFGQLFAVANADNLKQLAANLAKNLGPYKAGRWTFSTDATGVISFGILPADSFPLGSFLLVSGGIQLDLNNQVLKGELDIYCENVGVTLKSGFTLQLQNGSVSPSFTSVAAWGDNSKPSAKALRLIPFHTNDFLDDVADLAPAFSLNILLNAVFEEQLLKKYPLIQQIFEGLGLADQAPTESLAVQRLNSGTAVVALSKTDLLWQMPSLMGILYDPLAWLLSDDVLGTNGKFSVSKLVAMLSHLPEVTAPNGIRLTPAASGMTITGMPYGFEIAMSGKDDVANFGFTTKDLVISESWGTLNLLSFQVGIDGNYQPSFGGELTISSGSKIPASFFVNTGYNKEFFLKISQGTPDSASGLALQLLPFLGWGSLAEQGARLAAAAVLKNLVPTVLQKLSDSGAGDFVKKMLDFSKQVNTTALVDAIIGVLTPNTFAVKAQKDILSDIESVALGWLREKFSTTGAPATVQGLITLLQDVMPGVSAQGGRLAFTPDSKIPVTILAGLNDAGYIGLWADFTLPDTQVLKIKLAETGVGVNTSGAVTFSFGMDLLIPVDDSSGPGLTMTYDLQKGFKLLFDPISNSTDATQHSSLAIELLPNFFGKSAVEAAAMGTSVTDWLLQVVKVVLPRYVSLLILNLDKVKAWLEAPIVANAPTPAVLLEATSLILKTGSKYELNSIDNLLKLTPTAFFGNLLYTLMQTKTTLLQFGTNNSGKIVVGPLTGKANYFGVTVAAPNLKIAALPNLVLQLGADDRDWIDKAGDGNIAGDPGIGFYLPITKNGSDFTVDFRLFSMLLFNLGFDIIGTGGKPIVDQPRFKIGAVQPRTVFSLTFNASGGPTLQFGAGVTLAKIGLSLAPDKLAGSAGTNPIANNILGSGKDSGNPPVNPEFSVSTAYISKLWVNLKSNTGNGSQVIVPIERSFGPLYIDSFGLGWEDQQKLLDFLFTGSVALAGLKASVVGLTVGVPVTDPTNFSKYSADLQGLDISFKGGAVEINGGFVKTTTVVSGQDVIVYNGVAVIKAGTFALMALGSYAEIAVSTAPNASKQPSLFIFAVLTAPLGGPPFFFITGVAAGFSFNRSLKIPDITQVQDFPLLKGLSDGTFADGEDPGTALVALSSVVEPEVGQYWLAAGIKFTSFELLTTSALLFISFGKEFEVNLLGLSFTSLPPKIPRQYALAYFELALKISFKPSYGVLSAEAQLTPNSFVLSKDCKVTGGFAFFLWFKNISTAAGTIPAGDFVISLGGYHPDFKKPAWYPEVPRLGMQWKMDISVGSISIGGGAYFAICPTAVMAGGYLNVAYQLGPLKAWLNASADFLIEWNPFYFNVGISITVGASFGTTILGVSVTLRAELGATLKLEGPPTHGSVKVDWFVISFTIPIGSGKTETTDNNITWQEFADAFLPPAEVPGSTMKNALLKQRNTEPVQQVVKLNPETGLLNDNGDRWTIQPYPFILTAKSAIPASVITVASSDFSKPGVNVGVRPMGYVDNLNAPLTITLRNSKGEVDLTARKIKLIIDQNGAPAAMWSQDPLNRNKPPQSDDLLIPGASYGIILDADEYNFRGDVPAFAISLLKYEFGTKRILPYKNVVKFPPAARYPVSDQNNAYNVIMHSIMTESIISKRNTILQGIAASDIVAPLGPDLSVMASSADMILQALPVIARIGIYQNNGVVEAGRILAPQTRAVTLTPEAAIKTPQLTGMVKRYRTSGGNTAAGVRSHYQQAPNLGSKTRLAATRVNTDIRQLYDGSAVLWSTDSRGTTTLSLTGGLPVRVISFDKHGRLSGIHVSTGAHQLTLAAGTAQVAVQGEEADTTGTIGWDMASQLFKTNTVWALGDGVMVRVQNSQRIRVRGTHANTGLIDAADLVINNRITDTGKTTRNGWIQAVFPAGTRQIAVLVDQHSSADRLDVAIAAGSLPLKGSQLQPVQTSETEKGTLLVYDCPTGDTNAYIAILAIPKDNKVQIKGMYSNSNQVFTADAPLRQAGLDLQAATIQTATVSINTQKQAL from the coding sequence GCCCTGGGAATCCCGATACAGGACGCCGCTTTGCTCGGCACCTGGTACCCCATTAAAAACGGTAACGACCCTACCGGATTTTACATCGTGAGTTACCAGAAAGAAGATAATGGGGTCACAGAAACCGTGCTGGGCCTGGGTATTTTGCATAGCTGGAAGGTCCCTCCCACCAATGCGGCACTTACCGTGAACGTATGGGGACTGATGCCTTTTGTGGCCATCGGCAACGGTAGTTTCAAAATCACTTTTACCAGTACAGGATATCCGATCAGTCTGGGTGTTGCTGCCGAAGGCGGCGATAAAAAAGTTCCGCTGGTAGATATCAATGGTATCTCTTTCGATGGGGTAAAGTTCAGCGCATTAATAGATGTTGCTGCCAGCGACCCATTCAATGTATCACTGGAAGTATTGTCGCTGAAGCTGGGCAATGCGCCGGCAGCCAATAAATCGCTGGCCGACCTGCTGGCCATCAGCGGCGAGGAAATACTGGAAATAGCCACCAACCTGTTTATCGGGGCACTCAGCTATGTATTCCCCAACCAGCAGCAATACCTCAACTATATTCCGCCATTACTGGGTCTCAGCTCCGCAGTACCAGGCCTGCAGCAGCTACAGCTGCCTGTCATGGAGTGGTACAAACTATTTGAAGCGGCAGCAAACCCATCTAAATATCCTGATGGTGTTAAAACCTTATTCTTTAACTGGTTCAATGCACTCTGCAGTGATACCGATGCGCTGAAAGGCTGGATCACCAGCTTCAGCGGCTTCCTTGGCAATACCAATTTACAGATAACGGGTACGGGTACACGCATCGATCCGTTCCGGCTGAGTATCATTGCTGTCAACAATATAGGCAACCTGGATTTCTGTGTGGCCACCACCGTTGATGATGGCGGCATCCGCTATTTCTATCCCGGATTATCTTTCAGGGGCAACAATATCAGGCTGGGCTCCTCTCCTGCCGTATTCACCTCACAGGCCGATCTGGAACTTGGACAGTTCGGACTCAGTGCACAGGCCGTGACTGCCTCACCGCAGATAAAATTCGCTTTCCGGTTTGCATTGAAAAATGCGACCGATGGCCAGCCGCTGGTAGCCTATGATGGCAACAGTGTGGGTACACTCTCTGCCGGACTGATACTGGGCAGTGATGGAAAGATCGTTCCTGATTTCTCGCTGAACCAGGTGGTAACAGGCATTACCTCCTTTGACAGTGTAAACCTGCTCTCGCCGGGTGAGCTGGCCGAAGCCGGCGCCGCAGCACTCAGCGCAGCACTGGCCACACTGATAGGTGTCAACGATAATGATTTTGCAAAAAGTATTGGCGCACTGATAGGATTGATTCCGCCTGCAAGCGCAAAAGGTAGCTGGCCAGCAACGCTGCCGCCGCCATTTGCGGGCACACAGATGGCGCATTCCATCCTTAACCCGGTGCAGGCATGGTCCGACTTCTACCTGCATACCCTACAATATACCACTGCAATTGATGGTAAGTCGGCCTTTGCGTATCTGCTCCAGGAGATGGCAAACCTGCTGCAGCAAACGGTAACAGGATTAAATATATCCGTTACCGGTAGTGGCACCGTGGATGATCCATGGAAAGCAGCCATTGCACTTAGCAGCAGTACCCTGCCTGCCTACCTCACCGCCTATACCGTAAACAATACTAAGGATAACAGCCTGGAACTGGTGATGGGATTGTCGCTGATGCCTACCATTACCATTGCAGGCGTAGATATCAAACCATCGCTGAATTTACAGGGATTGTCCCTGTTGTTTGCCGCCAACGGCAGTATTCAGGCCGGATGGTTGCCGGAAGTAAGCGCTAACCTCCAACTGCCACAGGGTTTCAAAACACCGGATGTGGGAGGTGCTGCGGTAAACGTAGACCTCGCGCAGCTTTCAGCAGGATGGAACCGGAGCACAGGATGGGGATGGTCTATGCTGATTAAAGCCCCTAAGCTGATCATCAATGGCAACACTATTGTATTGGGTCAGGACCTGAATTTCAATAACCAGACGGCATTAAAAGACCTGGTGAAGCAATCTGCCAGTACCTTCAGTCCTTTCCTGCTGGGCGCTTTAGGTACATTGCTGATGCGCGTGGAAAACAGGGCGGCGCTCTTTGCCATCGGCTCACTGGGGCTGATACCTGACATCACCAAATCACCGGTATTCCCTACAGGGCTTTCCTGGAGCGGATTCCAGCAGCTATCACTGAGTAGCCTGAGCAATCCGTGGCCGGATATACGCAATCATCTTTCTACCACATTTGCCAATACTGCAAATGCTAAAAGTCTGCTTTCCCTCTTATCATATGTAATAAATACGGACATCACGGCGGCGCCGGCAACAGGTGGCAGTGGCAGTTATGAAGATCCCTGGACGTTTGCACTTCCAGCAGGATTTGAAGGACTGTCGTGGTTTGAGAACACCGGAAAAATCCTGGGGCTCGGCGCCGGCAGATCCGAATCATGGTCGTACACCCTTTCGGGTACAAAATTCAATTTCGACCTGCATGCGCGTGCACATGCGCTGAAATACAACCTGAGTACCGGTACACTGGTATTTGACGGACAAGTACCATCATTCACCCTCAGCGGCACCCTCTACAATCCGGATGGCATGCTGGTGAGCCTGCCGGAATCGCTGGGCAGCGTAGAAAAAATTATTGTAGGCTGTAATCTCTCCTACGATACTACTACCCAATCATTCCATTTCCTGCCTATTGTAACACTACTCAATGTTACATTACCAGGACAGCAAAAGCAGGACCAGCTGACGTTGCAGGACTTTATGAGTCCATCCTTCCCTTCCAGTCTGCAAAACGGGTTTATGCTACTGCTGAACCAGGGATTGCAGGCAGCATTCCAGCAGGTAAAAAATCAGCCTTTGTTCCAGAAGGCCTATAGCCTGTTATCTATGCTGGGCCTGACATTAGCACCTGACGGCGAAACAGACCTTCGTTTTATTGAGCTGTATAATCTGCCGGATGGACTGCTTGGTATTAACGCCGCCGGATGGAACGGGTTACTCGCCAATTTCGACACCTACATACAAACGCAGTTCAACAAACTACTGGCCGTACAGGAAGAGCGCGACCTGCTATATTCTTTCCTGTCGGACATACTTGGTTTTAAATTACCGGAATTCCAGGTGCCGGTGTTGCAGTTGTTAACAGGCCTGGGCATCTGTGCCCCTGCCGAAGAAGGTTACACCGTATATCCGTATAAGTTACTTGAACTTATTTCCAATCCTTACCAGACCTTCCAGCAGCTGTTCGGGCAGTTGTTTGCCGTTGCAAACGCCGACAACCTGAAGCAGCTGGCAGCCAACCTGGCGAAGAACCTGGGGCCATACAAGGCGGGCCGCTGGACGTTCAGCACAGATGCCACCGGCGTTATTTCCTTTGGCATATTGCCGGCAGACAGCTTCCCGCTGGGGTCCTTTCTGCTGGTCAGTGGCGGCATACAGCTGGATTTAAACAACCAGGTACTGAAGGGTGAACTGGACATCTACTGTGAAAACGTAGGCGTGACGCTGAAAAGCGGTTTTACGCTGCAACTGCAAAACGGCAGTGTATCACCTTCCTTCACTTCCGTGGCTGCCTGGGGCGATAACAGCAAGCCATCTGCCAAAGCACTGCGGCTGATACCTTTCCATACCAATGACTTCCTGGATGATGTAGCGGACCTAGCACCGGCCTTCTCACTCAATATCTTACTAAATGCTGTTTTTGAAGAACAGCTGTTGAAAAAATACCCGCTGATACAGCAGATATTTGAAGGACTTGGGCTGGCAGATCAAGCGCCTACGGAGAGCCTGGCCGTACAGCGCTTAAATAGCGGCACTGCGGTAGTAGCGCTCAGCAAAACAGATTTGCTGTGGCAGATGCCTTCGTTAATGGGCATACTCTACGACCCGCTGGCATGGCTACTTTCAGACGATGTATTAGGCACTAACGGTAAATTCAGTGTTTCCAAACTGGTAGCAATGCTGAGTCATCTGCCGGAAGTCACTGCTCCTAATGGCATCAGGCTGACGCCAGCGGCCAGCGGCATGACGATTACCGGCATGCCATATGGTTTTGAGATAGCGATGAGCGGGAAAGATGATGTGGCCAATTTTGGCTTTACCACCAAAGATCTTGTGATCAGCGAAAGCTGGGGAACTTTAAACCTGCTATCGTTCCAGGTAGGCATTGATGGCAACTACCAGCCTTCCTTTGGCGGAGAGCTGACCATTTCTTCCGGTAGTAAGATACCTGCATCTTTCTTCGTCAATACAGGATATAATAAAGAATTTTTCCTGAAGATATCACAGGGAACTCCGGACAGTGCCAGCGGATTAGCGTTACAGCTGTTGCCATTCCTGGGATGGGGATCGCTGGCAGAGCAGGGCGCAAGACTTGCAGCAGCAGCTGTACTCAAGAACCTCGTCCCTACCGTATTGCAGAAATTATCTGATAGTGGCGCCGGTGACTTTGTAAAGAAAATGCTGGACTTCAGCAAACAGGTAAATACAACGGCGTTGGTAGATGCCATTATTGGCGTACTTACCCCAAATACATTTGCTGTAAAAGCACAGAAAGATATATTATCGGATATAGAAAGTGTAGCGTTGGGATGGCTGAGAGAGAAATTCTCCACCACCGGCGCACCTGCTACCGTACAGGGCCTGATCACCTTATTGCAGGATGTAATGCCAGGCGTGTCGGCACAGGGCGGGCGACTCGCCTTTACGCCAGACAGCAAGATACCTGTTACCATCCTCGCGGGCCTCAATGATGCAGGCTACATAGGGCTTTGGGCAGATTTCACGCTACCGGATACACAGGTACTGAAAATAAAACTCGCTGAAACAGGCGTAGGCGTAAACACGAGTGGCGCTGTTACCTTCTCCTTTGGTATGGATTTATTAATACCGGTAGATGATAGCAGCGGGCCGGGTCTTACGATGACCTATGACCTGCAGAAAGGGTTTAAGCTGTTATTTGACCCTATCAGCAACAGCACCGATGCCACACAGCATTCCAGTCTTGCAATAGAGCTGTTACCTAATTTCTTCGGCAAATCAGCAGTAGAAGCGGCGGCGATGGGCACCAGCGTTACAGACTGGCTGCTACAGGTAGTGAAAGTAGTATTACCACGCTATGTATCGTTGCTGATATTGAACCTGGATAAAGTGAAGGCGTGGCTGGAAGCACCGATAGTAGCCAATGCACCAACGCCGGCGGTATTGCTGGAAGCCACTTCGCTGATACTGAAAACAGGCAGCAAGTATGAGCTCAACAGCATTGATAACCTGCTCAAGCTGACACCGACGGCCTTCTTCGGCAATCTGTTGTATACGCTGATGCAGACGAAGACCACGCTCTTACAATTTGGCACCAACAACAGTGGTAAAATTGTAGTGGGGCCATTGACCGGCAAAGCCAATTATTTTGGTGTTACCGTGGCTGCGCCAAACCTGAAAATCGCGGCATTACCCAACCTGGTATTACAACTTGGCGCTGATGACCGCGACTGGATCGATAAAGCCGGAGATGGCAATATAGCCGGAGATCCGGGTATAGGGTTCTATCTCCCTATAACAAAAAACGGAAGCGATTTCACCGTCGACTTCAGGTTATTCAGCATGTTGCTGTTCAACCTGGGCTTTGATATCATAGGTACTGGCGGCAAGCCTATCGTGGACCAGCCACGGTTTAAGATTGGCGCTGTACAGCCAAGGACAGTCTTCTCACTGACCTTTAATGCCAGCGGTGGCCCTACCCTTCAATTTGGCGCAGGTGTTACACTGGCAAAAATCGGGTTATCGCTGGCGCCGGATAAACTCGCCGGATCAGCAGGCACCAACCCTATCGCCAACAATATCCTCGGATCAGGAAAAGACAGCGGCAACCCGCCGGTGAACCCTGAATTCTCCGTAAGCACCGCTTATATCAGCAAGCTGTGGGTAAACCTGAAAAGCAATACCGGCAATGGGTCGCAGGTGATCGTACCGATAGAACGCTCCTTCGGGCCATTGTACATAGATAGTTTTGGTTTAGGCTGGGAAGATCAGCAGAAGCTGCTGGATTTCCTGTTTACCGGCAGCGTAGCGCTGGCGGGCCTGAAAGCATCTGTTGTTGGATTAACAGTAGGCGTTCCCGTTACAGACCCTACCAACTTCAGCAAGTACAGCGCCGATTTACAGGGGCTGGATATCAGCTTCAAAGGCGGCGCCGTAGAAATCAACGGCGGCTTCGTAAAAACCACCACCGTTGTTTCCGGGCAGGATGTGATTGTGTACAACGGTGTAGCCGTAATTAAAGCAGGTACTTTTGCGTTGATGGCGTTAGGTTCCTATGCAGAAATTGCTGTTTCTACCGCACCTAATGCCTCCAAACAACCGTCGCTGTTTATTTTCGCCGTGCTGACAGCCCCGCTGGGTGGCCCTCCATTCTTCTTCATCACCGGTGTGGCAGCAGGCTTCAGTTTCAACCGTTCATTGAAAATCCCTGATATAACGCAGGTGCAGGATTTCCCATTACTCAAAGGCTTGTCTGACGGCACCTTTGCAGATGGCGAAGACCCAGGCACGGCACTAGTGGCGCTTAGCTCAGTAGTAGAACCGGAAGTAGGCCAGTACTGGCTTGCAGCGGGTATCAAGTTCACCTCCTTCGAACTGCTGACAACTTCTGCGTTGCTATTCATCAGCTTTGGTAAAGAGTTTGAGGTGAACCTGCTGGGGCTGAGCTTTACGTCGCTGCCACCGAAGATACCACGTCAGTATGCCCTTGCCTATTTCGAGCTGGCGCTGAAGATCTCCTTCAAACCTTCCTATGGCGTTCTTTCAGCAGAAGCACAGCTGACGCCGAATTCATTTGTATTATCCAAAGATTGTAAAGTAACAGGCGGATTTGCCTTCTTCCTGTGGTTTAAAAATATTTCTACCGCAGCGGGCACTATTCCTGCGGGTGATTTCGTGATCTCGCTGGGAGGTTACCATCCCGACTTCAAAAAGCCGGCCTGGTACCCGGAAGTGCCTCGACTGGGGATGCAGTGGAAGATGGATATTTCCGTGGGCAGCATCAGTATTGGCGGCGGCGCGTACTTTGCGATTTGTCCGACCGCAGTAATGGCCGGTGGCTACCTGAATGTCGCCTATCAGCTAGGTCCGCTGAAAGCCTGGCTGAATGCCTCTGCCGATTTCCTGATCGAATGGAATCCGTTCTATTTCAATGTAGGCATCAGCATTACAGTGGGCGCTTCCTTTGGCACCACCATCCTGGGCGTATCTGTTACCCTGCGTGCAGAGCTGGGCGCCACCCTCAAGCTGGAAGGCCCTCCTACCCATGGTTCCGTGAAGGTAGACTGGTTCGTGATCTCCTTCACCATTCCTATCGGCTCCGGCAAAACCGAGACCACCGACAACAACATCACCTGGCAAGAATTTGCAGACGCCTTCCTGCCGCCGGCAGAAGTTCCTGGCAGTACCATGAAAAATGCCCTGTTAAAGCAACGCAATACCGAGCCGGTACAACAGGTGGTGAAACTCAATCCGGAAACCGGGTTGCTGAACGATAACGGCGACCGCTGGACCATACAGCCGTATCCGTTTATACTGACCGCTAAATCCGCCATCCCGGCTTCTGTTATCACAGTTGCCAGCAGCGATTTCAGCAAGCCAGGCGTAAACGTGGGGGTAAGGCCGATGGGTTATGTAGATAATTTAAATGCACCGCTGACCATCACCCTCAGGAATAGCAAAGGCGAAGTAGACCTCACTGCACGCAAAATAAAGCTCATTATTGACCAGAACGGCGCACCGGCAGCCATGTGGTCACAAGATCCGTTAAACCGCAATAAACCGCCTCAATCAGACGATTTACTGATACCCGGCGCCTCCTATGGCATCATACTGGATGCCGATGAATATAATTTCCGGGGAGATGTACCTGCATTTGCTATATCACTGCTGAAGTATGAGTTTGGCACCAAACGCATACTACCCTATAAAAACGTTGTCAAATTCCCTCCTGCAGCAAGGTACCCTGTCAGTGACCAGAACAATGCCTATAATGTAATCATGCATTCCATCATGACGGAAAGCATTATAAGCAAACGTAACACCATCCTGCAAGGTATTGCCGCCAGTGATATCGTGGCGCCGCTCGGACCAGACCTCAGTGTGATGGCATCTTCCGCAGATATGATCCTGCAGGCATTACCTGTTATCGCACGGATAGGCATCTATCAGAACAATGGTGTCGTGGAAGCCGGCAGAATACTGGCGCCACAGACCAGGGCCGTGACATTAACGCCCGAAGCAGCCATAAAAACACCACAGCTTACGGGCATGGTTAAACGGTACAGAACCAGTGGTGGTAACACCGCTGCAGGCGTCAGAAGTCATTATCAGCAGGCGCCTAACCTGGGCAGCAAAACCAGGCTGGCAGCCACTCGTGTCAATACCGACATCCGGCAGCTGTATGACGGATCAGCCGTATTATGGTCTACAGACAGCAGAGGCACTACTACCCTTTCGCTTACCGGTGGTTTGCCTGTGCGTGTTATCTCCTTCGACAAACATGGCCGCCTGAGTGGTATTCATGTCAGCACAGGCGCCCATCAGCTGACACTGGCAGCCGGCACTGCGCAGGTAGCCGTTCAGGGCGAAGAGGCGGATACTACTGGTACCATAGGCTGGGATATGGCCTCACAGCTCTTCAAAACCAATACTGTATGGGCATTGGGTGATGGCGTGATGGTACGCGTACAGAACAGTCAGCGTATACGCGTTCGCGGTACACATGCCAATACAGGCCTGATAGATGCTGCCGACCTGGTAATCAATAACAGGATCACTGATACGGGCAAGACTACACGTAACGGCTGGATACAGGCAGTATTCCCGGCAGGTACCCGGCAGATCGCGGTGCTGGTAGACCAGCATAGCAGTGCCGACAGACTGGATGTTGCCATTGCCGCAGGCAGTTTACCATTAAAGGGTAGCCAGCTGCAGCCGGTGCAAACCAGCGAAACAGAGAAAGGCACGCTGCTGGTGTATGATTGCCCGACAGGTGATACCAATGCATACATTGCCATCCTGGCCATTCCTAAAGACAATAAGGTGCAGATCAAAGGTATGTACAGTAACAGCAACCAGGTATTTACAGCAGATGCACCGCTGCGTCAGGCAGGACTTGACCTTCAGGCAGCCACTATACAAACAGCCACTGTTAGTATTAACACTCAAAAACAGGCATTATGA